A single region of the Drosophila miranda strain MSH22 chromosome 2, D.miranda_PacBio2.1, whole genome shotgun sequence genome encodes:
- the LOC108155026 gene encoding protein split ends has translation MSRRQSLDRPGILSPPGPFLTPSPSPSISASPRLQPSPSLSPFPQDVVLVASGSQVNANSNPQDHERKAATPGRRQSIHQFANGSPNAGTVVFQPSPSQSPAAAATTVIGVTSGGLIAASGVGSGNAIGNELNATLVGSNNIQLNKKGNKRLGQHQQQLGHQIFSSQAVAPTSISSVGTVAGGYGQQLNATAISISSTPTSFATANVVSSGSKNQAKKAAQTTVVSHQQQQFQHYQSSSPLIADSPIPSPSNAITAASIKPPTPQPQQQQHSHSQPMQMLPQQFTITGGAQQHPHQQQATQQVFQFIQGPQGQLIATTTTTQQQQQPQPQQVQQHHQQQHHQQQHHQQHQQQQQRFVSSNAGLGLSTKSGKAPQQILPKPQQELLQQQQQQQGKAKGSNGGQISQSPQQQHQSTNPGQQQQQQQILLPAAGNQHQQLLLNQMPVLVQQNTQGVQLILRPPTPQLTAAPSLVIQQNGRGQPQLSQPAQQQLLRIVGTNGATMQLAAAPTFIVSSQANLIQQTATGGHFQSAIKTGTQLSGLHAALAQAQAQAQAQAQAQAPRSQPFATTATLNTQLLGQSVAQQLQNLQLAAAAQIQMPNGLTAISQLPAHLQQSLSGATINLNQLNGAHIQQIATAFQQPQPPASNGPTNGSGGGGGSNSVGQGDIFTQSSPAHVPVAVTPEPLRQSTPVPVMQHQQQAAMATIQLQQQQQQQQQAQIQQLQHQLQQTQSQVQQAQQQHATTATATVVVAAAPTPASAEPKKKPRPRKKKPTAAAAAAAAAVAAAAAASAAADPPPQKIAIAAAATATPSAPQSTVRSKSPSPPPTHIQRSSNGKLDLGDVMKFCGITGDDDDDEDYGMGMDTGSEQQQQQQQEPQQQQQQQQQQPGSNDIMISIPNQNGSDGMPFTLTIPAPQPHGQSLPSNEATEIPNILIKIDPSDPSAGAGAGAGALTSTPFTLSTPRLPTAEEIQRQAQQHLAQQAAAAAAAAKISLPPAAAASTPGAAAPPPAAGTAPTISISLPLQPTPNAPATAQPPTGTPIAVTLTSSGSATAAVKPRRKPAVRRNTKKSEAAPATISMSSSNHSTSGSTTTISSSLSGGSSSSMSTTINTITLTTPTTTPVPVSLSLPLPVHSSSSSSTMSTMSSSSTLMLAHGLGGSTTTTVPSQIGNIQISQVQNHHQSGVPLNSAVVENKIQIMPIMPPGATVMGGTPQPQQQQQHGQQQQQQQQHQPQPTANHHHATQLVFQGSSSMTSAESHTTIKMSNDGRQMQLVAIPQATPPATGSAASQTTGTAVMTAGGATIMAPQLNVGGLPVGSPASAAALVPQLTGSLTLAVSEQCERLILRHDPNNPQDHQSQLILQALLKGALPNVTIINEPARMPMEASKQQAQQQPQIQIQQQQQQHPQQQHLIKVSAAAAPKIEVKVANNRKPPNSITMKPPPTLPPAAAPKTATHEVLSFPQMSLNSQVLIQQQPQSQPQPQQSPVAPPPAAAPPIVAAPPAAAAPAAATNNGQQRYIALPPIDPSTQQLFCLNSVTNHITAMSAGQTTASIGPTERLLIAPAGINAQQLAQCLQLGQLHFNDVNPMPAQQAGAAGAGTTLPLRPQPPQQQIVHPVQPISNGLAITTTASSTLTTTTSTTSTTTTVTKQVANVAPIIDQSKAKLEPAKAGGPATSSTGAVVKKKPVRKPKATPTAAELAILKNAGVVKPMPKLDPLSQKPNNNPVQIVQPNVASGKQIIVIGSSGGGQTTTTTTTTMSTSIQPFQTTSGTKLVGVTAPMQQQQPQPATAILQQQQQRTSFSLTATTGAINQGATAAAPPVVNQLQMQQQQQPQQQQQQQQQPQIQQQTAQKHPPPQPNTVSRVQTIQLTPQMQQVFKQVQMQIQFLTFKLQNKTFLPTMSPSQEMDTATIAAYNKPMSDAEINLTLQRLFAEQHRILASGKEVPTTLPTANGNFNLIPQAVQQQLQLQAGPEPLKTAASISIPANVVQPNNHSSTATTTAVAGGGTGSVAVVQQPQPQPQNITQRIHIYPMQHQQQQQQANKQKQAQAQQKAVATNSSMPQQLAQQEQQQQSQQQQQSQPQLKLKEAPAIRNKVIANASTQQQQQQQHPPNGAINMLPQKTITMLPQQQQQQQPPLLKSGPPPLIFASSTNLLASSSSNSNQNNNSSNSSNSNSNSNHSGSNMMHVANMLPMPPLQPQQQPQQQSQQQPQTQPQTQPQPQPQQVPQLQPQQQQQPQVQQQQPQQQPQPAAPPVPVLPTVAAPTPVPPVGMGVPGIGSLMPTLPTPVLPSLPLFMPPKLDELPPLKPKIARLSLFVRQLEVDQESCLKPDYVKPFRTKDEAVKRLIRYHCMHENDLELPSDEEEEFEATALGFQDKFRQLNGKFHEILMQESTLPHRTSESLQMQQLMIDDLKGEINDIRTAEKELEQQLKEELSSERLATESQLQIKEEIKQEPQSKAAAAVVDTFDLLKNSADVNKAFSKSQSQSHPQTDFAAATAVKQEAPEEEEEEREQPTTNGEVKRENQSKDSSGRYIKKDYGHFDIESELQTSFILKKIEAKARASQMPYGSERPMQEQQPQQQQQQHQSMQQQQHIKGNGVGQHVEQEDGWYCLQNELNLMNSEGLPQQQQPPPQPQMNGGQHQHCPINRQQQQQQQHFLDTSNGSGMMNNSSNQMGDLFPNGCIDKSNQSSTSSSNSSTCGSDNNAPSGSASGVDPSKHNSSIGNSSCSGQRQQPVAMDAAEQNQHPAISEFFSSDSDVQKSVETRLEAMFGESPVHLDVKNSSDAHDIESNLDEIFGDSKSPEVKSKLNMWVPDASFMQQPQPQPQTQQQQQQYAAPQQQQPSQQQQQHHIELNCNNNPRWMQSMEAHYSDFMSSTSTSNGDGPGAQGAMLVNGGESRKRHWDSQMMGSSSELEDDNSSKRLCTGSSSSSSPMSSQQQLVVPPHGLLDPEMLLHDGMGVEPANGPAGFSQMLQQQPQQQQQPPHNFANHQAYASMMNTQQQQQHYQHSMQQQLQQQQQHPQQMHVNHLGGQPVVTGEYDDDISRHVASAIDSILNLQNSADSLQFSLGSILGDSMLEDQRQGGQANLPSCQQEQLQLAHQRRRQLGEEMNDCLISGGGSAANAVADNSSNILLEHHHQHQLQMQSHSVVQPPHLQHQQHQHHQSIGQAPSQHLVGQLNDFSCVAAGLDDPVKSIMTS, from the exons ATGAGTCGCAGACAGTCATTGGATCGACCAG GAATATTGTCTCCTCCGGGTCCGTTTCTGACGCCCAGTCCATCGCCATCGATCTCAGCTAGCCCACGTCTGcagccatcgccatcgctatCGCCGTTCCCACAGGATGTGGTGCTCGTAGCCAGTGGCAGTCAAGTAAACGCCAACAGCAATCCCCAGGACCAC GAGCGCAAGGCGGCGACGCCTGGCAGGCGACAGTCCATCCATCAGTTCGCAAATGGCAGCCCCAATGCTGGAACCGTTGTCTTCCAGCCGAGCCCCTCGCAGTCACCGGCGGCCGCTGCCACGACGGTCATCGGCGTGACGAGTGGTGGCCTTATCGCCGCCTCAGGAGTGGGATCAGGCAATGCCATAGGAAACGAGCTTAATGCCACCCTCGTGGGCTCCAATAATATCCAGCTGAATAAG AAGGGCAATAAACGTCTCggccagcatcagcagcagctgggACACCAGATCTTCAGCAGCCAGGCCGTTGCGCCCACCTCCATCAGCAGCGTAGGGACAGTAGCCGGCGGCTATGGGCAACAACTCAATGCCACGgccatcagcatcagcagtaCGCCCACTTCGTTTGCGACGGCAAACGTGGTCAGCAGCGGGTCCAAGAATCAGGCGAAGAAGGCCGCCCAGACCACGGTGGTGagccatcagcagcagcagttccaGCACTACCAGAGCAGCAGTCCCCTGATAGCGGACAGCCCCATCCCGAGTCCGAGCAACGCCATCACGGCGGCCTCCATTAAGCCGCCAAcgccccagccccagcagcagcagcattcgcattcgcagcCGATGCAGATGCTGCCCCAGCAGTTTACCATCACCGGCGGCGCCCAGCAGCATCCgcaccagcagcaggccaCGCAGCAAGTGTTCCAGTTCATCCAGGGGCCGCAGGGCCAGCTGAtagccaccaccaccaccacccagcagcagcagcagccacagccgcagcaggtGCAGcagcatcaccagcagcagcaccatcagcagcagcaccatcaacagcatcagcagcagcagcagcggtttgtgagcagcaatgcagggcTCGGGCTGTCCACAAAGTCCGGGAAGGCGCCACAGCAGATTCTGCCCAAGCCGCAGCAGGAGCtcctgcagcaacagcagcagcagcagggcaaGGCCAAGGGCTCCAATGGAGGGCAGATCTCACAgtcgccgcagcagcagcaccagtcCACGAATCCcggccaacagcagcagcagcagcagatcctTTTGCCTGCTGCTGGGAACCAGCATCAGCAGCTGCTCCTCAACCAGATGCCCGTCCTGGTGCAGCAGAACACCCAAGGGGTGCAGCTGATCCTGCGCCCGCCCACGCCCCAGCTGACGGCCGCCCCCTCGCTGGTAATCCAGCAGAATGGACGCGGTCAGCCGCAACTGTCGCAGCCggcccagcagcagctgctgcgcATTGTCGGAACGAATGGCGCCACCATGCAGCTGGCTGCGGCGCCCACCTTCATCGTGTCCTCGCAGGCGAACCTCATCCAGCAGACGGCGACGGGCGGCCACTTCCAGAGCGCCATCAAGACGGGGACCCAGCTGTCGGGCCTGCATGCGGCTCTGGCCCAGGCACAGGCCCAAgcacaggcccaggcccaggcgcAGGCGCCACGATCTCAGCCGTTTGCCACGACGGCCACCCTGAACACACAGCTCCTGGGCCAGAGCGTGGCCCAACAGCTGCAGAACCTCCAGCTGGCGGCCGCCGCCCAAATCCAGATGCCCAACGGCCTGACGGCCATCTCCCAGCTGCCCGCCCACCTGCAGCAGAGCCTCAGCGGGGCCACCATCAATCTGAACCAGCTGAACGGGGCGCACATCCAGCAGATAGCCACCGCCTTCCAGCAGCCCCAGCCACCGGCCTCCAATGGCCCCACGaatggcagcggcggcggcggcggcagcaacTCCGTCGGCCAGGGCGACATCTTCACCCAATCCTCGCCCGCCCATGTCCCGGTGGCCGTCACGCCGGAGCCCCTGCGGCAGTCCACCCCCGTGCCGGTcatgcagcaccagcagcaggcggccatGGCCACCatccagctgcagcagcagcagcaacagcagcagcaggcccagattcagcagctgcagcatcaGCTGCAGCAGACGCAGTCGCAGGTGCAGcaggcccagcagcagcatgccACCACGGCCACCGCCACAGTGGTTGTGGCCGCAGCTCCGACTCCTGCTTCGGCGGAGCCCAAGAAGAAGCCGCGACCGCGAAAGAAGAAGCCcacggcggcggcagcagcggcagctgcagcggttgcagcagcagcagcggcgtcGGCAGCGGCCGATCCACCTCCACAGAAGATAGCCATAGCCGCCGCGGCCACTGCGACACCCTCCGCTCCGCAGTCGACAGTGCGCTCCAAGTCGCCATCGCCGCCGCCCACGCACATCCAGAGGAGCAGCAACGGGAAACTGGACCTCGGGGACGTTATGAAGTTCTGCGGCATCAcgggcgacgacgacgatgacgaggACTATGGCATGGGCATGGACACGGGCAgtgaacagcagcagcagcagcaacaggaaccgcaacagcagcaacagcagcagcagcagcagcccggcTCCAATGATATCATGATCTCTATACCGAACCAAAACGGCAGCGATGGCATGCCCTTTACGCTGACGATACCCGCGCCACAGCCACACGGACAGTCGCTGCCGTCGAACGAAGCCACCGAAATACCAAATATCCTCATTAAGATTGATCCCAGCGATCCCTCAGCCGGTGCAGGTGCAGGCGCAGGAGCCCTGACCTCCACACCGTTTACCCTGTCCACGCCACGGCTGCCGACGGCCGAGGAGATCCAGAGGCAGGCCCAGCAGCATCTGgcgcagcaggcagcagcagccgctgcCGCAGCAAAGATTAGCCTccccccagcagcagcagcatccacgccaggagcagcagcaccaccaccagcagcggGAACAGCGCCCACCATTAGCATAAGCCTGCCGCTGCAGCCAACGCCCAACGCTCCTGCGACCGCCCAGCCGCCCACTGGGACACCCATTGCCGTGACGCTGACCTCCTCGGGCTCTGCCACGGCAGCAGTGAAGCCACGAAGGAAGCCCGCGGTGCGGAGGAACACCAAGAAGTCAGAGGCTGCACCTGCCACGATTTCaatgagcagcagcaaccactcGACGAGCGGCAGCACCACAACGATCAGCAGCAGCCtgagcggcggcagcagcagcagcatgtcCACCACCATCAACACAATCACCCTGACAACACCCACAACGACACCCGTTCCagtgtcgctgtcgctgcctctACCAgtccacagcagcagcagcagcagcaccatgAGCACCATGAGCTCCAGTTCCACTCTGATGCTGGCCCATGGCCTGGGCGGCAGCACCACAACGACCGTCCCGAGTCAGATCGGGAACATACAGATCTCCCAAGTGCAGAACCATCACCAGTCGGGGGTTCCTCTGAACAGTGCTGTGGTGGAGAACAAGATCCAGATAATGCCCATCATGCCGCCAGGAGCCACTGTGATGGGGGGAacgccacagccacagcagcagcagcagcacggccagcagcagcagcaacagcagcagcatcaaccACAACCCACCGCCAATCATCATCATGCGACGCAGTTGGTCTTCCAGGGATCCTCTTCGATGACCAGTGCAGAATCGCACACAACCATCAAGATGTCCAACGATGGGCGGCAGATGCAGCTGGTGGCCATACCGCAAGCCACGCCCCCAGCCACCGGCAGTGCCGCCTCACAGACGACAGGCACAGCCGTGATGACCGCAGGGGGAGCCACCATTATGGCGCCGCAGCTGAATGTGGGAGGCCTGCCGGTGGGATCGCCAGCCTCGGCTGCGGCTCTGGTGCCGCAGCTGACGGGCAGCCTCACGCTGGCCGTTTCGGAGCAGTGCGAGCGCCTGATACTGCGCCACGATCCCAACAATCCGCAGGACCATCAGTCGCAGCTGATCCTGCAGGCCCTGCTCAAGGGGGCGCTGCCTAATGTGACGATCATCAATGAGCCAGCGAGGATGCCGATGGAGGCCAGCAAGCAGCaggcacagcagcagccacagatacagatacaacagcagcagcagcagcatccacagcagcagcacttgATCAAAGtatcagcggcagcagcgccCAAAATAGAGGTCAAAG TGGCCAACAATCGGAAGCCGCCCAACAGCATAACCATGAAACCACCACCGACATTGCCTCCGGCGGCGGCCCCAAAGACCGCCACCCACGAAGTGCTGTCCTTTCCCCAGATGTCGCTAAACAGTCAAGTGCTcatccagcagcagccacagtcacagccacagccccaacagtcgcctgttgctcctcctcctgctgctgctccgccGATAGttgctgctcctccagcagcggcagcacccGCAGCCGCCACCAACAATGGGCAACAGCGATACATTGCCCTGCCACCGATCGATCCTTCCACGCAGCAGCTGTTCTGCCTGAACAGCGTCACGAATCACATCACGGCCATGAGTGCCGGGCAAACGACCGCCTCAATAGGACCCACAGAGCGGCTGCTGATCGCACCGGCGGGAATCAATGCCCAGCAGCTGGCGCAGTGCCTCCAACTGGGGCAGCTCCACTTCAACGATGTGAATCCGATGCCGGCCCAGcaggcaggggcagcgggAGCAGGGACAACGCTGCCGTTGAGGCCGCagccgccgcagcagcagatCGTGCACCCGGTCCAGCCGATCAGCAATGGACTGGCCATCACAACGACAGCCAGCTCCACGCTGACGACGACCACCAGCACCACCTCGACAACCACCACGGTGACGAAGCAGGTGGCCAATGTGGCGCCCATCATCGACCAGAGCAAGGCTAAGCTGGAGCCCGCCAAGGCGGGGGGACCGGCCACCAGCAGCACGGGGGCTGTGGTGAAGAAGAAGCCTGTGCGCAAGCCCAAGGCCACGCCCACAGCCGCCGAGCTGGCGATCCTCAAGAACGCGGGGGTGGTGAAGCCCATGCCGAAGCTGGATCCGCTGTCGCAGAAGCCGAACAACAATCCCGTGCAGATCGTGCAGCCGAATGTGGCCAGCGGCAAGCAGATTATTGTCATCGGAAGCTCCGGCGGTGGACAGACCACGACGACCACAACCACGACGATGAGCACCAGCATACAGCCGTTTCAGACGACCAGTGGCACGAAGCTGGTGGGCGTCACAGCGCCcatgcagcaacagcagccgcagccagcgacagcgatcctacagcagcagcagcaacggacGAGCTTCAGCCTGACGGCCACCACAGGGGCTATCAATCAGGGAGCCACTGCTGCAGCACCGCCGGTGGTCAATCAACTGCAgatgcaacagcaacagcaacctcaacagcagcagcagcagcaacaacagccacagATCCAACAGCAAACGGCACAAAAACATCCGCCACCTCAACCGAATACCGTGTCCCGAGTGCAGACGATCCAGCTGACGCCCCAGATGCAGCAGGTCTTCAAGCAGGTGCAGATGCAGATCCAGTTCCTGACCTTCAAGCTGCAGAACAAGACCTTTCTGCCGACGATGAGTCCCTCGCAGGAGATGGACACGGCCACGATAGCCGCCTACAACAAGCCGATGAGCGATGCGGAGATCAATCTGACGCTGCAGCGGCTCTTTGCGGAGCAGCACCGCATCCTGGCCTCCGGCAAGGAGGTGCCCACAACGCTGCCGACAGCCAACGGGAACTTCAATTTGATTCCACAGgcagtgcagcagcagctgcagctgcaggccGGCCCAGAGCCCCTGAAGACGGCGGCCTCCATCTCGATACCGGCCAATGTAGTGCAGCCGAACAACCACTCCtccaccgccaccaccacaGCTGTGGCAGGAGGAGGAACCGGATCAGTGGCGGTtgtgcagcagccacagccacagccgcagaACATTACCCAGCGCATCCATATCTATCCgatgcagcaccagcagcagcagcagcaggccaaCAAGCAGAAGCAGGCGCAGGCTCAGCAAAAGGCAGTCGCCACGAACAGCAGCATGCCGCAGCAATTGGCACAAcaggaacagcagcaacagtcgcagcagcagcaacaatcaCAGCCGCAGCTGAAGCTCAAGGAGGCTCCTGCCATCCGCAACAAAGTGATTGCCAATGCGTCCactcaacaacaacagcagcagcagcatccaccgAATGGAGCCATCAATATGCTGCCACAGAAGACCATCACCATGttgccacagcagcaacagcagcagcagccgccgctCTTGAAGAGTGGTCCGCCACCGCTGATCTTTGCCAGCTCCACAAATCTgttggccagcagcagcagcaacagcaatcagaacaacaacagcagcaacagtagcaacagcaacagtaatAGCAACCACAGCGGTAGCAACATGATGCATGTGGCAAACATGCTGCCAATGCCACCATTgcagccccagcagcagccccagcagcaatcgcagcagcagccacagacGCAGCCACAGACGCAGccccagccgcagccgcagcaggtGCCACAACTGCAGccccaacagcaacagcagccacaggtgcagcagcaacagccgcaACAGCAGCCACAACCAGCGGCTCCGCCAGTGCCTGTCCTACCAACTGTGGCAGCACCAACACCAGTGCCACCAGTGGGAATGGGAGTGCCAGGAATCGGAAGTCTGATGCCCACCCTGCCGACACCCGTGCTGCCCAGCCTGCCGCTGTTCATGCCACCAAAACTGGATGAACTGCCGCCGCTGAAGCCGAAAATTGCACGCCTCTCCTT GTTCGTGCGCCAGCTGGAGGTCGACCAGGAGAGCTGCCTGAAGCCGGACTATGTGAAGCCCTTCCGCACCAAAGACGAGGCCGTCAAGCGATTGATTAG GTACCACTGCATGCACGAGAATGACTTGGAGCTGCCCtccgacgaggaggaggagtttGAGGCCACCGCCCTGGGATTCCAGGATAAGTTCCGGCAATTGAACGGAAAGTTCCACGAGATCCTCATGCAGGAGTCCACT CTGCCGCATCGCACCTCGGAGTCCCTGCAGATGCAACAGCTGATGATCGATGACCTCAAGGGGGAGATCAATGACATTCGCACCGCGGAGAaggagctggagcagcagctgaaggAGGAGCTAAGCAGCGAGAGATTGGCCACAGAATCCCAGCTTCAGATCAAAGAGGAGATCAAGCAGGAGCCACAATCGAAGGCAGCCGCCGCAGTGGTGGACACGTTTGATTTGCTCAAGAACAGCGCCGATGTGAACAAGGCCTTCAGCAagtcccagtcgcagtcgcatCCACAGACAGACTTTGCAGCCGCAACAGCCGTGAAGCAAGAGGCgccggaggaggaggaggaggagcgggAGCAACCCACAACCAATGGCGAGGTGAAAAGAGAGAACCAAAGCAAGGATTCGAGCGGTAGATATATCAAAAAGGATTACGGACACTTTGACATCGAGTCGGAGCTGCAGACCAGCTTCATTCTGAAGAAGATCGAGGCCAAGGCAAGGGCCAGCCAGATGCCCTATGGGAGCGAGAGACCAatgcaggagcagcagccacaacagcaacagcagcagcatcagtcgatgcagcagcagcaacatatCAAAGGCAATGGCGTGGGTCAGCATGTGGAGCAGGAGGATGGCTGGTATTGCCTTCAGAATGAGCTCAATCTGATGAACAGCGAGGGAttgccgcagcagcagcagccaccgccacagccacagatgaATGGAGGACAGCACCAACATTGCCCCATCAAtcgccagcaacagcagcagcagcaacatttcCTGGACACCTCCAATGGCAGCGGAATGAtgaacaacagcagcaatcAAATGGGGGATCTATTCCCCAACGGCTGTATCGACAAGAGCAACCAGAGCTCGacgagcagcagcaacagcagcacctgCGGCAGCGACAACAACGCCCCCAGCGGCAGCGCCAGTGGCGTCGATCCCAGCAAGCACAATTCGAGCATTGGCAACTCCTCGTGCAGCGGACAGCGCCAGCAGCCGGTGGCCATGGATGCGGCGGAACAGAACCAGCATCCGGCCATCAGTGAGTTCTTCAGCAGCGACTCGGATGTTCAAAAGTCGGTGGAGACGCGCCTGGAGGCCATGTTCGGGGAGTCGCCGGTGCATTTGGATGTGAAGAACAGCAGCGATGCCCACGACATTGAATCCAATCTGGACGAGATCTTTGGCGATTCGAAATCCCCAGAGGTCAAGAGCAAATTGAACATGTGGGTGCCAGATGCCAGCTTCATGCAGCAGCCgcaaccacagccacagacccaacagcagcagcagcagtatgCAGcaccacagcaacagcaaccatcacagcagcagcagcagcatcacaTCGAACTGAATTGCAACAATAATCCCAGGTGGATGCAGAGCATGGAGGCCCACTACAGCGACTTCATGTCCAGCACTAGCACCAGCAACGGCGACGGACCCGGCGCTCAGGGGGCGATGCTCGTGAACGGGGGAGAGTCGCGCAAGCGGCACTGGGACAGCCAGATGATGGGCTCCAGCAGCGAGCTGGAGGacgacaacagcagcaagcGGCTGTGCACGGgctcctcctcgtcgtcgtcgcccaTGTCCTCGCAGCAACAGCTCGTGGTGCCGCCGCACGGCCTTCTCGATCCGGAGATGCTGCTGCACGACGGCATGGGAGTGGAGCCGGCCAACGGGCCCGCAGGCTTCTCCCagatgctgcagcagcagccgcaacagcaacagcagccgccacACAACTTTGCCAATCATCAGGCCTACGCCAGCATGATGAACacccagcaacagcagcagcactaccAGCACAGCATgcaacagcagctgcagcagcagcaacagcatcccCAGCAGATGCACGTGAACCACTTGGGCGGACAGCCCGTGGTGACGGGGGAGTACGACGACGACATTAGCCGGCATGTGGCCAGTGCCATTGACAGCATACTGAACCTGCAGAACAGCGCCGACTCTCTGCAGTTCTCGCTGGGCTCGATCCTGGGCGACAGCATGCTGGAGGACCAGCGGCAGGGGGGCCAGGCCAATCTGCCGAGCtgccagcaggagcagctgcagctggcCCACCAGCGTCGCCGGCAGCTCGGCGAGGAGATGAATGACTGCCTGATCAGCGGCGGGGGATCGGCGGCCAATGCCGTGGcggacaacagcagcaacatcctGCTggagcaccaccaccagcaccagctgCAGATGCAGAGCCACAGCGTTGTCCAGCCGCCGCAtctgcagcaccagcagcaccagcaccaccagAGCATCGGACAGGCACCCTCCCAGCACTTGGTGGGGCAGCTGAATGACTTTAGCTGCGTGGCCGCCGGCCTGGACGACCCCGTCAAGTCGATAATGACCTCTTGA